A portion of the Bubalus kerabau isolate K-KA32 ecotype Philippines breed swamp buffalo chromosome 1, PCC_UOA_SB_1v2, whole genome shotgun sequence genome contains these proteins:
- the LOC129642304 gene encoding splicing factor 1-like, with the protein MSQPLGYRIPQLPRPRKRKGPPLPSLPPPARETPPASGQLTSEIPDEQGTDPPTKQMSQLHIQDIAPPDPLPHKRVSGRLTQATRNASIPTWRQIKTLCHQARGIASLQGSPASPEKLFIAMLALLSCQDSSAEHSEARD; encoded by the exons ATGTCTCAGCCCCTCGGATACCGGATTCCCCAGCTGCCGCGACCCCGAAAAAGGAAGGGACCTCCTCTGCCTTCACTCCCCCCGCCAGCACGGGAAACGCCGCCGGCGTCGGGACAACTGACATCGGAGATCCCGGATGAGCAAGGAACGGATCCACCCACCAAGCAGATGTCTCAACTTCATATACAGGATATTGCTCCTCCCGATCCTTTGCCTCACAAAAGGGTGTCAGGCCGCCTGACTCAGGCGACCcggaatgcctccatacctacttgGAGACAAATAAAAACACTCTGCCACCAGGCACGGGGAATAGCTTCCTTACAGGGATCTCCAGCTTCTCCTGAGAAACTGTTTATTGCCATGCTTGCTTTGCTTTCCTGTCAG gattcttcggcagaacattcagaagctcgcgactga